The DNA region TCATAGTTATAATTTCTCTGTTCATAATCATTAAATTTAGTTTTCTTAATATCAGCACTATCTTTTTTCTTTTTAAAATGATTATCATAAGCCTTCTTAGCCTTTTTAACAGCATTTCCCACTGTAGATGTAACTTTACTCATTACTGTATAAACATTACTTATAGAGCCTTTACGCTTAATTTTAATCATCTTAGCTTGCACAAGTTCAATTAGATATCGCTGGATTGTTCTTATATTTTTATTAAGTTTCTTTGCTAGATACTTCTGACTAGGGTAACAAGTATTTTTATCACCATAGCACATGGATTTAATTAATGTATATGTTCTAAATGCTCCATCAGTAATATTAGATATAATATCATCATTATCAATAAGGGTAAAATTAGTTATTATTTTTTTTACTTCCGCATCTGTAAAAGTTTGTATTACAGTTTTCTTTTCTTTAAGCCACCCAACTTTTTCAGCAATATTAGAACAGTATCCCTCATTTGAACGGTATTTAAAAAGACTTCTAAGATTTTTAAGAATTGTATTAATATAAACTGATGTTAATCCTTTTTGTTGTAAGAAGAATATATATTTTTTAATGTGTGGTTTTGATATTTCTTCTAGTTCTGTAATCTCAAACTCTTTTTCAATAAATGCATTAAATCGTGCAATATTACCCTTGTAGCCTCGCACAGTTCGTTCAGTATAATTCTGTATTATTAGTTCATAAAAAAATTCTCTTATAGCATCTTTTGTCTGCATAATAAAAACCTCCATTATCCATAAAAAACCATGATAGTTTTTATAAATAATGGAGGTTAACATTTATCATCACTTTTTTAAGCCTTTATATGAATGTTTATCATAACTAATTGAGATTTAGGACTTATCAATAATCTTCAAATAGCTTTAAACTCTCTATCCTTCAAATTCATCAGGGAACTGTGCATTTGAGTACACATCTTGCACATCGTCATCATCTTCAAGTTTGTCTATAAGACTTTGAACCTTTTCAGCATCTTCTAAATTAAGTTCAGTATATGTGTCTGGAATCATAGTAAGCTCAGCTGAAGCAAATTCATAACCTGCAGTTTCAAGAGCCTCCCTAACCACAGAAAAATCCTCCATAGCGGTAGTTATTTCAAATGCTTCTTCTTCTGGATTAAAGTCCTCTGCTCCAGCATCTAGTGCTGCCATCATAACTTCATCTTCATCTAGTCCATCTTTTTTCTCGATAATTATTTGGCCTTTTCTTTGGAACATGAATGACACACATCCATTCGCCCCTAAATTACCACCATTTCTGTCAAATATATATCTTACATTACTTGCACTTCTGTTTTTATTATCTGTTAAAACATCAACTATAACTGCAACTCCAGCAGGACCATAGCCTTCATAAACTATTTCTTCATAGTTTACTCCTTCAAGTTCACCTGCTCCCTTCTTTATTGCCCTTGTAATTGTATCTAAAGGCATATTATTAGCCTTTGCTTTAGCTACAACATCTCTTAATTTTGCATTAGTATCTGGATTAGAACCATCTTTAGCTGCCACAGCTATTTCTTTTCCTATTTTTGTAAACACTTTTCCTCTTTGAGCATCTGCTTTACCTTTTTTTGCTTGAATATTATGCCACTTTGAATGTCCTGACATAAAAAAACCTCCTAACATAACACTATATGTATTTTATAAAATCAATGTTTTATTAACTTTCACTATTCACGCAGTGAATTCTTTCACTTTTAACAGCTGCAAAGCCTAGGTTAAATCTTTCACCTTGACGCAATGCGGCAATCTTTCACTTTTTCACCGCGTCAGCCAGGTGAAAAGCTTTCACTTGTTAATGAATAAAAACCTTCATGTTAGTTCATCATCTTCTTACTAACCGAAGTATATTATGCTTATTAAACCTTAAATATTATAACATAAAAAATATTTTATGTTAAATCAATATTTTATTTATCTAAAAATAGCCTATTCTCTATTTTAAAATAATATGTATCTTCTCCTTCGACAAACTGGCAATTGCCAGAAGTTATTTCAATAAAAGTTTTTTTAACCTCTTCCAAAGTATCTATTTCAAAATAAATCATTAATTTTACTTTATCTGTATACTCTAAGCTCTCTATATGCCACATTTTCTTTTCACATAAATACTGAAGTTTTCCTAAAAGATCATAATTTACAGTAATATTGAGAGCCTTACCTTTCACTTTTAATACAATTTTTCCTTCTTTGATTGCTGAGGAAGCACCCTTTGAATAAGCCCTTGCAAGGCCACCTGTGCCAAGAAGTATTCCTCCAAAATACCTAGTTACTACAATCACTACATCTGTTATTCCGCTTTTCTTTATAACCTCCAGCATGGGAATACCCGCTGTACCCTGTGGCTCTCCATCATCGCTGTATCTTTGTATCTCAGTTTTTTCTCCAATAACATATGCATAAACATTATGCCTTGCATCTTTATATTGTGTTTTTATATTTTGTATAAATTCTTTTGCATCTTCTTCTGTATAAACTCTTTTAATATTACTTATAAAAATTGATTTCTTTTCTTCAAACTGAAAGCTTGTCTCATCTTTTATAGTATAATAACTCATACATACCTCTCCTAAAATATCAATGAATCTTACTTAATGAAAATTTGTACTCCCACCAAGTTTAGATATACAATTTAAATTGCAGCTTAAATATTAATGATTATCTCTCAAAAAGTATATTTAACAAATGAAAAAATTATTGACTATTAATGTATTCATCACATAATCTTTTTAAATAATCTTTATCTGTAGAACTTTTTATTTCTCTTATTTTATCTATAGCAATTTTACTGCTCATTTTTATAAATGCCCTTATTGCATAGGAAATCACCTGAGGATTATCATCATCTAATGCCCTTAAAAGTGTACTTTCAAAAGAAATATCATTTATCTTTCCCATAGCCGAAATAGCCATTCTTCTCACATTCACATATTTATGTACAGAGGCTTTTATAAGAATATCTTTGCAATTCCTATCTTTAAGTTCTCCTATAATCCATATGGCAGTTTCCTTATCTTTTCCCTGCATTTCTACATATTTTTCTCTTATATATACTAACAATACTCGTTTATTTTCTTCATCTATACTGGATACAAAAGAAATTTTATCATATTTGCCCGCTCTTGCAATACTTTCCAAAAGCTCCTTTGGGCTTCTGCTTTTTGCAAGAAATCTATATTTTATTTTTCCTTCAATAATATGCTTTTGTACAATTTCCCTATCTATATTTCTTATTTTACTTATAACATCAATAGATTTACCTTCCAAAAATAAAAAATAAGATATTTGCTCATTAGTATAGTTGTCAATATTATTCCATTTAAAATTTATTAATCCACTATCCATTCTATCACTCTCTATAAGCATCTGAAAATTAATTATTTTATCTCAGCTGCACTAAGTATTTTATCTATAATTTCTATTCCTCTTTTTATTTTAGACTCTTCTGTCTGTGAATAACCTAATCTAAAGTACTTTAATCCATCATCTCTATCCCTGTAAAATAATACTCCTGGTGAAATAAGTACTTTCTGCCTCTTACATCTATAAAATAATTTATCTGAGTTTATAGAAATATTTGAATTAATTTTAATATAAAAATTAAAACCTCCTCCAGGACTATTGAAGGTTACTTTATTTCCTAAAATATCTTTAATGCACTCTTCCATATAAGTATATCTTTTCAAATACATGCATTTAAGCTTATTTATATACTCTTTCCAGTATCCATTTTTTATATATAAATCCAAAGCCCTTTGCATAAGACTAGAAGTAGATATATCTGTATTCACCTTTGAATTTTCCACCTGTTCTTTAATTTCTTCTGGTGAAATAAGATATCCCAATCTTATGCCTGGCAAAAATATTTTTGAAAAGCTTTTTATGTAGATAACTCTATCATTTACATCAAGACTTTTAAAACTTTCATATTTAATGTTAGAATCATAAATAAGCTCTGAAAGATAATCATCTTCCACTATATAAAAGTCATGTTTTTCAGCTAATTTTAATATTTCCTTTTTCTTTTCCAGGCTGTAAGTCATTCCCGTGGGATTTTGAAAATAGCTCATAGTGTAAAAACATTTTATTCTATTCTTTTTTAATATATCCTTAAAATTCTCTAAATCTATGCCGTCTTCTGTCATATCTGCTTCTAAAATGTTAGCACCTCTCCATTTAAAAACAAAAAGTGCTCCATTATAAGTTGGTTTTTCAACTATTACATTATCATTAACATTAATTATTGCCTTTGATACAATATCTATTCCCTGCTGTGCCCCTGAAACTATTAAAATATCTTCTATTGCCAATTTATTATTCCAAAAATACTTATTTATATTTTTTCTAAGTCCTTCAAATCCCAATGTTTCTTGATAAATCAATGCATTGACACCGTCTCTATCTATAACTTCATTAATTACTTCTTTAAAATTATTTATTGAGAAAAATACATTACAGGAGGTTTCCCCTGCAAAATCTATATAATTATTCAGATCTTCTCCGCTTATCCTTTTAAAGGTTTCAGCATAGTCTCTTTTTAATTTTCTATTTTCATCTTTCTTTTTAGCATAAGTTCCACTGCCTATTTTTTGAACAGCATAGCCTTCACTTTGAAGTTTTTTATAAGAATTTACTATGGTATCGTTATTGACAGAGAGAAACAAGGACAATTTCCTTATAGGTGGTAATTTTTCTCCATCCCTTATTTTTCCTGAATCTATTAATTTTTTTATATGCCTTGTAATCTGCATATACTTAGGCATTTCTTCATTAAAGTTTACTGCATATATCTTCAATATCAAATCACTTCCAAAATTATATGTTCTTTAAACCCTATACTTTAAATACCTGTTATAAATCCTATCATCCACTTCTGCAACTATTTTTGTTCCCTCTTCTAAAAACTCTTCTTCATAAATTTTTGAATTTCTATGCAAATAAGCTACTTCACTTTGACTTGTATAAGGTATAAGATACTCTACCCTTTTTAAATTATTAGGCAAATCTTTACATATTTCTTCCAATAGTACATCCAAGTTTCTATTCTCTTTTGCAGAAATTTCAACTATATGTAAAGTTTTATATTTATTCTCTATATACTGAATTTGACTTACTTCAGCTTTATCTATTTTATTTAATATTAATATAACAGGCTTTTTTCCAGCACCGAGTTCCAATAACACTCTTTCAACTGCTTCAATCTGCTTAATTACATTTTCATTAGAAGTATCTATTACATGTAAAAGTAAATCTGCATAAATAACTTCCTCCAGAGTAGATTTGAAGGCTTCAACTAAATCATGGGGAAGCTTTCTTACAAAGCCCACTGTATCTGTAAGAGTGGCGATTCTATTATCTGGCAAAACTATAGCCCTTGTAGTTACATCCAGTGTTGCAAATAGCATATCTGCTTCAAACACACTTTCTTTTTTTGCAGAATCATTTGGAGCTGCCATCTCACAAAGTTTATTTCTAAGAGTTGATTTTCCTGCATTTGTGTAACCCACTAGTGAAATCTTAGGTATATTTTCGTTAGTTCTCTTTTCTCTTTGAATCTCTCTATTTTTCCTTACCTTTTCCAGTTCCTTTGTCAAATCATATACTCTTTCTCTTATATGCCTTCTATCAATCTCTAATTTTTTTTCTCCTGGACCCCTGGTTCCTATTCCACCTCCGGTTCTTGAAAGCACACTTCCAAGTCCCATAAGTCTGGCAGCCCTATATTTCAATTGAGCTAGTTCCGCCTGAATTTTAGCTTCTCTACTTCTTGCCCTTTTGGCAAATATCTCTAATATAAGAGTAGTTCTATCAATTACTTTTACGCCTAAAACTTCTTCCAGATTTCTAACCTGAGAACCTGCCAGTTCGTCATCAAAAATTATTACATTGGCAGACAATCTTTGCCTTATAACACTAATTTCTTCTACTTTTCCGCTGCCTATATATAAGGCTGTGTCCATTTTATCCTTTTTTTGAAGTACAGAATATACACATTGTACATTGCAGGCTCTAGCAAGTTCCGCTAGTTCTTCAAGACTTTCCTCACTATCTATGCCTACCAAAATTGCCCTTTCGCTATTATCTTCTTTAATATTTTCGCTTTTTATTGCATCCTGTATATATTTTAGTTTATCCATTAAATCTAGATCCATAGCCTTATGTAAATTCATAGGACCGAAAAGTTCTGGCTTAAGTACATTATTATACACACCACAAAAGCCTATTGTAATATCTGTAATATTGCCTTCATTTACTCCTACAGCTACCATGCAATCAAGTTTCAATTTTATAAGTGCTGATATATCAATCATTGACAATCTTGAGTTTCCACCTGGATGAGTATGAACTATTCTCACACCAGCAAGCTTTCCTTCCTTTACATCAATTAAAGGCAACTCCACTGTAGAGCTGTCACCCACTGCTACACTTATAACTTTTCCTCTTCTATCTATAGCTACACTTATTTCTCTATTTATAATACCTGTTACATTGCATATAATATCCGCCAATTCTTCTGTTATTACATTATATTTTGGAATTTTCATTTCATATATTTCTTCTAATTTTTCTAATAATGAATTTTTTATTCCATCTATATTGCCTAAAATCACATTATCACCCTCATCTTCTTAAACATCGTAAATAAATAATCCTTTCATACCTAATCTATTTTATGATACCTTGTATCATCTGCTGTCACCGAGAATTCTTTCTATTAATTTTATACTATAAGGTCTTTATTGTAAATAGAGTGAATAGTTCACTCCTTCCCCTCTGGTAAGTCAAAGCCTGCACTTTTTAAATCAAACTGTAATGCTGTGCTTGGAACTTTACCAACTATAATAGTTTCAGCTAATGGTACCTGACTTTTTACCTCTAATTTGCTTACACTCATTGGAAAAATCACTCTTACATTTGTTTTTACATTTATGTATATACTATGTTTAGTTTGATTTATACCTTCACTTTGAAATTTTGATGAATATTCAGTATCAATACTTCCCAATTGCTGAGCCTTTACAGTGACTTCAGGACCCATATTGGATATAATATTATTCCTAAAAATATATCCTACAGGAATTTTTATATTTATACTTCCAGATTCCTTTAATTCTTCCTGAGCTCTTATAGCTACTTCACATGCAATCTGATTCATCTTTAAAGTATCAGCTCTAAGCATTATAATATTACCCTCCGAATCTTTATCAACTTTTATAAC from Clostridium pasteurianum BC1 includes:
- a CDS encoding helix-turn-helix domain-containing protein, with translation MQTKDAIREFFYELIIQNYTERTVRGYKGNIARFNAFIEKEFEITELEEISKPHIKKYIFFLQQKGLTSVYINTILKNLRSLFKYRSNEGYCSNIAEKVGWLKEKKTVIQTFTDAEVKKIITNFTLIDNDDIISNITDGAFRTYTLIKSMCYGDKNTCYPSQKYLAKKLNKNIRTIQRYLIELVQAKMIKIKRKGSISNVYTVMSKVTSTVGNAVKKAKKAYDNHFKKKKDSADIKKTKFNDYEQRNYNYENLEQMLLGEMEYDVTKLLE
- a CDS encoding YebC/PmpR family DNA-binding transcriptional regulator, whose amino-acid sequence is MSGHSKWHNIQAKKGKADAQRGKVFTKIGKEIAVAAKDGSNPDTNAKLRDVVAKAKANNMPLDTITRAIKKGAGELEGVNYEEIVYEGYGPAGVAVIVDVLTDNKNRSASNVRYIFDRNGGNLGANGCVSFMFQRKGQIIIEKKDGLDEDEVMMAALDAGAEDFNPEEEAFEITTAMEDFSVVREALETAGYEFASAELTMIPDTYTELNLEDAEKVQSLIDKLEDDDDVQDVYSNAQFPDEFEG
- a CDS encoding YigZ family protein, with product MSYYTIKDETSFQFEEKKSIFISNIKRVYTEEDAKEFIQNIKTQYKDARHNVYAYVIGEKTEIQRYSDDGEPQGTAGIPMLEVIKKSGITDVVIVVTRYFGGILLGTGGLARAYSKGASSAIKEGKIVLKVKGKALNITVNYDLLGKLQYLCEKKMWHIESLEYTDKVKLMIYFEIDTLEEVKKTFIEITSGNCQFVEGEDTYYFKIENRLFLDK
- a CDS encoding HEAT repeat domain-containing protein — its product is MDSGLINFKWNNIDNYTNEQISYFLFLEGKSIDVISKIRNIDREIVQKHIIEGKIKYRFLAKSRSPKELLESIARAGKYDKISFVSSIDEENKRVLLVYIREKYVEMQGKDKETAIWIIGELKDRNCKDILIKASVHKYVNVRRMAISAMGKINDISFESTLLRALDDDNPQVISYAIRAFIKMSSKIAIDKIREIKSSTDKDYLKRLCDEYINSQ
- a CDS encoding PLP-dependent aminotransferase family protein, which produces MPKYMQITRHIKKLIDSGKIRDGEKLPPIRKLSLFLSVNNDTIVNSYKKLQSEGYAVQKIGSGTYAKKKDENRKLKRDYAETFKRISGEDLNNYIDFAGETSCNVFFSINNFKEVINEVIDRDGVNALIYQETLGFEGLRKNINKYFWNNKLAIEDILIVSGAQQGIDIVSKAIINVNDNVIVEKPTYNGALFVFKWRGANILEADMTEDGIDLENFKDILKKNRIKCFYTMSYFQNPTGMTYSLEKKKEILKLAEKHDFYIVEDDYLSELIYDSNIKYESFKSLDVNDRVIYIKSFSKIFLPGIRLGYLISPEEIKEQVENSKVNTDISTSSLMQRALDLYIKNGYWKEYINKLKCMYLKRYTYMEECIKDILGNKVTFNSPGGGFNFYIKINSNISINSDKLFYRCKRQKVLISPGVLFYRDRDDGLKYFRLGYSQTEESKIKRGIEIIDKILSAAEIK
- the hflX gene encoding GTPase HflX: MILGNIDGIKNSLLEKLEEIYEMKIPKYNVITEELADIICNVTGIINREISVAIDRRGKVISVAVGDSSTVELPLIDVKEGKLAGVRIVHTHPGGNSRLSMIDISALIKLKLDCMVAVGVNEGNITDITIGFCGVYNNVLKPELFGPMNLHKAMDLDLMDKLKYIQDAIKSENIKEDNSERAILVGIDSEESLEELAELARACNVQCVYSVLQKKDKMDTALYIGSGKVEEISVIRQRLSANVIIFDDELAGSQVRNLEEVLGVKVIDRTTLILEIFAKRARSREAKIQAELAQLKYRAARLMGLGSVLSRTGGGIGTRGPGEKKLEIDRRHIRERVYDLTKELEKVRKNREIQREKRTNENIPKISLVGYTNAGKSTLRNKLCEMAAPNDSAKKESVFEADMLFATLDVTTRAIVLPDNRIATLTDTVGFVRKLPHDLVEAFKSTLEEVIYADLLLHVIDTSNENVIKQIEAVERVLLELGAGKKPVILILNKIDKAEVSQIQYIENKYKTLHIVEISAKENRNLDVLLEEICKDLPNNLKRVEYLIPYTSQSEVAYLHRNSKIYEEEFLEEGTKIVAEVDDRIYNRYLKYRV
- the yunB gene encoding sporulation protein YunB, coding for MHTKTKIKILVILLSILILFNVFLYELNRVISPAISNIADEEIKIRTVDILNKTILKEYSDKFNYDEVIKVDKDSEGNIIMLRADTLKMNQIACEVAIRAQEELKESGSINIKIPVGYIFRNNIISNMGPEVTVKAQQLGSIDTEYSSKFQSEGINQTKHSIYINVKTNVRVIFPMSVSKLEVKSQVPLAETIIVGKVPSTALQFDLKSAGFDLPEGKE